Proteins encoded in a region of the Clostridium beijerinckii genome:
- the ispD gene encoding 2-C-methyl-D-erythritol 4-phosphate cytidylyltransferase, translated as MVSAIVLAGGRGKRMGYIQSKQYIDLNGAPILYYTLKQFIENDLIDKIILVVPEDEKDYCEREVLNKYGLKIDDLVSGGNERQESVYNALEKLEKSDIVLIHDGARPFVSQKIINDAVEYAKRYKAAAPGVMPKDTIKIKDSNNFSVDTLVRSELVAIQTPQAFDFNLIYECHKEIKKRCISVTDDTSVVELLGHKVYIYEGDYKNIKITTPEDLILAEYFVKNIV; from the coding sequence ATGGTTAGTGCGATAGTATTAGCTGGAGGCAGAGGTAAGAGAATGGGCTATATTCAAAGCAAGCAATATATTGATTTGAATGGTGCGCCCATTCTTTATTACACGTTAAAGCAGTTTATAGAAAATGATTTGATAGATAAGATCATTTTAGTAGTGCCTGAAGATGAAAAAGATTATTGTGAAAGAGAAGTATTAAATAAATATGGATTAAAAATAGATGATTTAGTATCTGGTGGGAATGAAAGACAAGAATCAGTATATAATGCTTTGGAGAAATTAGAAAAATCTGATATAGTATTAATTCATGATGGAGCTAGGCCATTTGTATCTCAGAAAATAATAAATGATGCGGTTGAATATGCTAAGCGTTATAAAGCTGCAGCGCCTGGAGTTATGCCAAAGGATACTATAAAAATTAAAGATAGTAATAATTTTTCAGTAGATACTTTAGTTAGAAGTGAACTTGTTGCAATTCAAACGCCACAAGCTTTTGATTTCAATCTAATATATGAATGCCATAAAGAAATAAAGAAAAGATGTATATCGGTTACTGATGATACTAGTGTAGTAGAACTTTTGGGACATAAAGTTTATATTTATGAGGGTGATTATAAAAATATAAAAATAACTACACCGGAAGATTTAATACTTGCAGAGTATTTTGTGAAAAATATAGTATAG